In Lactococcus paracarnosus, a genomic segment contains:
- a CDS encoding ABC transporter ATP-binding protein, with protein sequence MFLQVNHLEKVFQTRFSKEKTHALSDVSFTAEQGEFIAIMGESGSGKTTLLNILATLEKPSNGDVVLEGRQISTIKEAGLAEFRRDHLGFVFQDFNLLDTLSVRDNIFLPLVLARHSYKEMAARLAVLAPKLSILDLLDKQPFELSGGQKQRVAIARALITNPKLILADEPTAALDSKNSDVLLDLFEQINADGQTVLMVTHSSLAASHASRVLFIKDGKIFHQLYRGDKTPRDFNLDIMSTMTAILGGE encoded by the coding sequence ATGTTTTTACAAGTTAATCATTTAGAAAAAGTATTTCAAACACGTTTTTCAAAGGAAAAGACACACGCCTTATCAGATGTTAGTTTTACAGCTGAACAGGGAGAATTCATCGCAATTATGGGAGAGAGTGGAAGTGGTAAAACAACTTTACTTAATATTTTAGCCACCCTAGAAAAACCAAGTAATGGGGATGTCGTGCTTGAAGGAAGGCAGATAAGTACGATTAAAGAAGCAGGTCTTGCAGAATTTAGGCGTGATCATCTCGGTTTTGTTTTTCAAGACTTCAACCTACTGGATACGCTGAGTGTGCGTGATAATATTTTTCTTCCCTTGGTGCTGGCAAGACACTCTTATAAAGAAATGGCTGCGCGTCTTGCAGTCTTGGCGCCGAAACTTAGTATTCTAGACCTACTAGATAAGCAGCCATTTGAACTCTCTGGTGGGCAAAAACAACGGGTTGCGATTGCACGTGCGTTAATCACTAACCCTAAGCTCATTTTAGCTGATGAACCAACAGCGGCACTAGACTCAAAAAACTCAGATGTCCTACTAGACTTGTTTGAACAAATAAACGCTGACGGTCAAACTGTGCTCATGGTCACCCACTCTAGTTTAGCTGCCAGCCATGCCAGTCGCGTCTTATTTATCAAAGATGGTAAGATTTTCCATCAACTATACCGTGGTGACAAAACACCCAGAGACTTTAATCTTGATATCATGTCTACCATGACTGCTATATTAGGAGGAGAATGA
- a CDS encoding ABC transporter encodes MKLNIQIPDELYNKIGQTSQFEAVFESNSLVIKPPNATNLSQNMSLRWTLVPALISAIIAFIIFQTNQVRLVSLVSDGFSVSEVAAFLGVISGLISFMISMLVRPHITELSTGRMTRVRNFFTLTIAHTILLYAFYSLFFYVIDFAFIGAKFDPFTASWLILIFVAIGNFSMIYAALTITFARITTIFSLTTIGGLFLSMITNANPNWWQINFSFLGTQNAGNKWQFNLTLIFSSLLMLTLTDYIFGDIIDKNKLVRDRYIKLTILRVLFSLICTSLALIGTFENVAGSWLHTAHNFAAKSMVALMLVIIILQKWLVPKISKEFLILSYAFAGFMIALIVLFMGVHYISLTAFEILGYGFGFTWLVLCLQNLKIAFSTTPTYQLNLTPDNKLIVSEKN; translated from the coding sequence ATGAAGCTTAATATACAAATACCGGATGAGTTATATAACAAAATAGGGCAAACAAGCCAATTTGAGGCTGTTTTTGAATCAAATAGTTTAGTCATTAAACCGCCAAATGCAACTAATCTGTCTCAAAATATGTCCCTAAGATGGACCTTGGTACCAGCACTTATCAGTGCCATCATCGCCTTTATTATTTTTCAAACAAATCAGGTACGTCTTGTGTCACTCGTATCAGATGGGTTTTCAGTTAGTGAAGTTGCGGCCTTTTTAGGTGTCATATCTGGTCTGATTAGTTTTATGATTTCAATGCTTGTCAGACCACATATAACAGAATTGTCCACGGGACGTATGACGAGGGTCAGGAATTTCTTTACCTTAACCATTGCGCATACGATCCTATTATACGCCTTTTATTCACTCTTTTTTTATGTCATTGATTTCGCCTTTATTGGTGCAAAATTTGATCCATTTACTGCAAGCTGGCTGATCTTAATTTTTGTGGCCATCGGTAATTTCAGTATGATTTATGCGGCCTTGACCATCACCTTTGCTCGGATCACGACGATTTTTTCTCTAACGACAATCGGTGGGCTCTTTTTATCCATGATCACCAATGCCAATCCTAACTGGTGGCAGATCAACTTTAGTTTTCTTGGAACGCAAAATGCTGGTAACAAGTGGCAATTTAATCTCACGCTTATTTTCTCATCTCTATTAATGTTAACCTTAACCGATTATATTTTTGGTGATATCATTGATAAAAATAAGCTGGTTCGTGACCGCTATATCAAATTAACGATTTTACGCGTGCTCTTCAGTCTTATCTGCACGTCTTTAGCCTTAATTGGGACATTTGAAAATGTGGCTGGTTCATGGCTTCATACAGCTCATAATTTTGCGGCAAAGTCGATGGTTGCACTCATGCTTGTTATCATTATTTTACAGAAATGGCTAGTGCCTAAAATCTCAAAAGAGTTTCTGATCCTATCCTATGCCTTCGCAGGATTTATGATTGCCCTTATCGTTTTATTTATGGGGGTGCATTATATCTCACTGACTGCCTTTGAGATTCTGGGCTATGGTTTTGGCTTTACATGGCTTGTTCTCTGCTTACAAAATCTAAAAATCGCTTTTTCAACCACGCCAACCTATCAGCTGAACTTAACACCTGATAATAAATTAATAGTATCTGAAAAAAACTAA